Proteins from a genomic interval of Rhodothermus marinus:
- a CDS encoding electron transfer flavoprotein subunit beta/FixA family protein, which translates to MNICVCIKQVPDIQAPFRIVDGRLQFDVERYVLNAYDASAVEGALQLVEQHGGTVEVVAIGPASVSESIRKALAMGAERAYHIEADPSDWDSATVATVLAAFFRDRSYDAIFTGKQAQDTDAGLTGTMLAELLGLPYVSNAVGLAYENGRLIVTRQGDAGREIIELALPGLVTISNDMNDPRIPSIRGIMQARRKPIEALTLSDLGLSPEQLRPRTRVTGYRPIPPRASGRKLEGEPAEVVRELVRLLREEARVL; encoded by the coding sequence ATGAACATCTGCGTCTGCATCAAACAGGTACCGGACATTCAGGCGCCCTTTCGGATCGTGGACGGGCGCCTGCAATTTGACGTCGAGCGCTATGTCCTGAACGCCTACGATGCCTCGGCCGTCGAAGGGGCGCTGCAGCTCGTCGAGCAGCACGGCGGTACGGTCGAGGTCGTCGCCATCGGACCGGCCTCGGTCTCGGAATCGATCCGCAAGGCGCTGGCCATGGGCGCCGAGCGCGCCTATCACATCGAAGCGGATCCGTCCGACTGGGACTCGGCCACCGTGGCGACGGTCCTGGCCGCCTTTTTCCGGGACCGGAGCTACGATGCCATCTTCACCGGCAAACAGGCCCAGGACACCGACGCGGGCCTGACCGGCACCATGCTGGCCGAGCTGCTGGGGCTCCCCTACGTGAGCAACGCGGTGGGGCTGGCCTACGAAAACGGACGCCTGATCGTCACGCGCCAGGGCGACGCCGGCCGGGAAATCATCGAACTGGCGCTGCCGGGTCTGGTGACGATCTCCAACGACATGAACGACCCGCGCATTCCATCGATTCGGGGCATCATGCAGGCCCGCCGAAAGCCCATCGAGGCGCTCACGCTGTCGGACCTGGGGCTGTCGCCCGAGCAGCTCCGGCCCCGCACGCGCGTGACCGGCTACCGACCGATTCCGCCCCGTGCGTCCGGCCGCAAGCTCGAAGGCGAACCGGCCGAGGTGGTTCGTGAACTCGTTCGTCTGCTCCGCGAAGAAGCCCGCGTGTTGTAA
- a CDS encoding S8 family serine peptidase, with protein MRSFTCNAPQRVKILGLLLWLIVGTAYAQKEAATRLPADLLERLRKERPVRIDRRGISVPSPEGVAGKYVPNEIIVHFKTGTLRLPIQQAQTSIEQIRAPQSVMRQLRNMGVQQIRKVFPAFTPADTLQLLVTGEQIQVADLSQTFVLTFPAPVDVPALISRLETLPEVIYAEPNHIYQLAYQLSGTSAPVPLSNPQPLPPRTPADPYFTSQWALKPPPGINAEQAWDIQTGSWNVRIGIIDSGIDYTHPDLGGSFGVKVTGGYDYGYGDADPLDDYWHGTHVAGIAAAFTHNLNSGGQREGIAGVAGGWGYDARNGSGNKGAQLIALKISGPTGITTENAAQAIVSCASPNQYNCHVLNNSWGGYQYDETIRGAINYAARLRRVFVAAKGNDNTTQRHYPSDYDQDWVISVGATNKSGGRASPGDPGWPWPYYGSNYGNGIDVMAPGTAILSTMPTYRTADMIASGLPPNYAGAGNPETGPPISGTSMAAPHVSGVAALLLSENSTLHPQEIEGIIQASARDIQTPGYDEETGYGIVDARRALEMLRPPWELDRYTARGGTIVSSTGVYPIIIFNTGGGLPSGIYFVRRHEVRTTVQFPKTYQEKPYVFGRGPGITIGWGPEAPNYQTGFVQVVTSSYTSATLRTYIYQVWDEAGYYKGWFPTTASNVVFAYSVLGKPEAPPPPPAPPTNLTVTTGPVGSHPQLNWTASSGATGYYIYRCSNLYYTCSSFSRIASTTATSYIDQSKYIGSGCLGGGDEITHYYVTAYNTGGESDPSNTATTCTDAPGKTNAPPVPRAFALHTNTPNPFQEQTELRFDLPEATRVRVVIYDVLGREVARLVDGEMSAGYHRIVWNATHLPSGVYVCRFEAGTFQATRHMLLLR; from the coding sequence ATGCGTAGCTTCACATGTAATGCGCCACAGCGCGTAAAGATTCTGGGCCTGCTCCTATGGCTGATTGTTGGAACCGCGTATGCCCAGAAAGAAGCGGCAACCAGACTGCCAGCCGACCTCTTGGAACGATTGCGTAAGGAAAGGCCTGTGCGGATTGACCGTAGAGGTATTTCAGTTCCCTCTCCTGAAGGGGTTGCAGGAAAATACGTACCGAATGAGATCATTGTGCATTTTAAAACAGGAACACTTCGATTGCCAATACAACAGGCTCAAACTTCTATAGAACAGATTCGGGCGCCACAGAGCGTTATGCGTCAATTGCGGAATATGGGGGTGCAGCAGATACGCAAAGTGTTCCCCGCCTTCACACCAGCCGACACACTCCAGCTACTGGTAACCGGTGAACAGATCCAAGTAGCAGACCTTTCGCAGACGTTCGTTCTTACGTTTCCGGCTCCTGTAGACGTGCCTGCGCTTATATCTCGGCTTGAAACATTGCCTGAGGTCATCTATGCAGAGCCCAACCACATTTATCAATTGGCATATCAGCTTTCAGGGACCTCGGCACCTGTGCCACTTTCGAACCCTCAGCCTCTGCCACCACGCACACCCGCGGACCCGTACTTTACCAGTCAATGGGCCCTGAAACCGCCGCCCGGTATCAATGCCGAACAGGCCTGGGATATTCAGACCGGTAGCTGGAACGTCCGAATCGGCATTATAGACTCAGGCATTGATTACACGCACCCTGACCTGGGAGGGAGCTTTGGAGTTAAAGTAACAGGCGGATATGATTATGGCTATGGCGATGCAGATCCCCTTGATGATTACTGGCATGGTACCCACGTAGCTGGTATTGCTGCTGCTTTTACGCATAACCTGAATAGCGGCGGCCAGCGAGAAGGAATTGCCGGCGTAGCCGGCGGCTGGGGCTATGATGCACGTAACGGTAGCGGTAATAAGGGGGCTCAATTAATTGCACTAAAAATTTCCGGACCAACCGGCATTACTACTGAAAACGCCGCCCAGGCAATTGTAAGTTGTGCCAGTCCAAACCAGTACAATTGCCATGTGCTTAACAATAGCTGGGGAGGGTATCAGTATGACGAGACAATCCGCGGCGCGATAAATTATGCCGCTCGGTTGCGCCGTGTTTTTGTGGCTGCTAAGGGCAATGATAATACCACGCAACGCCATTATCCCTCTGATTACGACCAAGACTGGGTGATTTCGGTAGGCGCCACGAATAAATCCGGAGGTAGAGCTTCGCCCGGTGATCCTGGTTGGCCTTGGCCGTACTACGGCAGTAACTACGGTAACGGAATTGATGTAATGGCACCTGGAACGGCTATTTTATCTACCATGCCTACGTATAGAACTGCGGATATGATAGCTTCAGGTTTGCCTCCAAACTATGCGGGAGCAGGGAATCCCGAAACCGGACCACCCATTAGTGGTACGTCGATGGCGGCACCGCACGTCTCGGGTGTCGCAGCGTTGTTGCTTTCAGAAAACAGCACCCTCCACCCTCAGGAGATAGAAGGAATCATTCAAGCTTCTGCCAGAGATATACAAACTCCAGGATATGACGAAGAAACCGGCTACGGTATTGTTGATGCGCGCAGAGCCCTAGAGATGTTACGGCCACCCTGGGAGTTGGATCGCTATACAGCGCGAGGAGGAACGATCGTTAGCAGCACAGGTGTGTATCCGATCATCATTTTCAACACAGGCGGTGGGTTACCTTCTGGTATTTATTTCGTGAGACGTCATGAAGTACGAACCACTGTACAATTCCCAAAGACCTACCAGGAGAAGCCCTATGTATTTGGACGTGGTCCCGGCATAACCATAGGATGGGGTCCGGAAGCCCCCAACTACCAGACCGGTTTTGTACAGGTAGTTACTTCGTCGTACACCTCCGCAACCCTACGGACATACATTTACCAGGTCTGGGACGAGGCTGGATATTATAAGGGTTGGTTTCCGACTACCGCCAGCAATGTAGTGTTTGCCTATTCGGTTCTTGGAAAGCCGGAAGCACCCCCTCCGCCTCCTGCCCCACCGACGAATCTGACGGTCACCACTGGTCCGGTGGGTTCCCATCCGCAGTTGAACTGGACCGCCAGCAGCGGTGCCACCGGCTATTACATCTACCGATGCTCGAACCTCTACTACACCTGCTCGTCATTTTCTCGTATTGCCTCGACAACGGCCACTTCGTACATCGATCAGTCCAAGTACATTGGAAGCGGATGTCTGGGTGGTGGCGATGAGATCACCCACTATTACGTAACAGCTTACAACACGGGCGGGGAATCTGACCCATCGAACACGGCTACGACGTGCACCGACGCTCCGGGCAAGACGAACGCACCGCCGGTCCCCCGGGCGTTTGCGTTGCACACGAACACCCCCAATCCGTTCCAGGAACAGACCGAACTGCGGTTTGATTTGCCGGAAGCAACGCGGGTGCGTGTTGTAATCTACGATGTGCTGGGACGTGAAGTAGCCCGTCTGGTCGATGGCGAAATGAGCGCAGGCTATCATCGAATCGTCTGGAATGCCACGCATCTGCCCAGTGGCGTGTATGTGTGTCGGTTTGAGGCCGGCACGTTCCAGGCAACCCGGCACATGCTCTTGCTCCGGTAA
- a CDS encoding AMP-binding protein, with product MESSTFPFNQPVVWEPRPEWIAASNLQRFMNRHGIGSLDELQARSVDNPEWFWPAVLEDLDIRFYRPYTRILDLSEGPAFPRWCVGGQLNIVHNLLDKWQETDAAERIALRWEGEEGTLRTLTYAGLHAEVCRCARALQSLGFQKGDVAALFMPMTPELVIAFLAVIKLGGIVLPLFSGYGAEAVRTRIQDAEARFLFTADGFYRRGRPVYLKPVADEALADCPSVQHVIVYRRMEADNVPVPMHPGRDHWWHELVWPQPAEAETVRTDAEDVLMVIYTSGTTGRPKGAVHTHCGFPVKAAQDMYQCMDLKPGETMYWVTDMGWMMGPWLVFGTLLIGATMVLYDGAPDYPDVDRLWGLVEQHRVTHLGISPTLIRALRPHGPEPIRRHDLSSLRAVGSTGSPWDPESWLWCFEHVLGREKPILNYSGGTEISGGILCGNFFRPLKPCAFSGPVPGMAADVVDEQGRPVREAVGELVIRKPWIGMTRGFWRDRERYLDTYWRRIEGLWVHGDFAAIDRDGLWYILGRSDDTIKVAGKRLGPAEVEAILNAHEAVAESAAIGVPHEVKGEEVVAFVVLKPGVSPSEELRRELMERVVAALGKPLKPREIRFTTALPKTRNAKIMRRVIRAAYLGQDPGDLSSLEDPAAVEAIRQAV from the coding sequence ATGGAGAGCTCCACCTTTCCCTTCAACCAGCCCGTGGTCTGGGAGCCGCGGCCGGAGTGGATCGCGGCCAGCAACCTGCAGCGGTTCATGAACCGCCACGGCATCGGTTCGCTCGACGAGCTGCAAGCCCGCTCGGTCGACAACCCGGAGTGGTTCTGGCCGGCCGTGCTGGAAGATCTGGACATTCGCTTCTACCGACCTTACACGCGCATTCTGGACCTGAGCGAAGGTCCGGCCTTTCCGCGCTGGTGCGTGGGCGGCCAGCTCAACATCGTCCACAACCTGCTGGACAAATGGCAGGAGACGGACGCGGCCGAACGTATCGCGCTGCGCTGGGAAGGCGAAGAAGGTACGCTGCGCACGCTGACCTACGCGGGCCTGCACGCCGAGGTGTGCCGCTGCGCCCGCGCCCTGCAGTCGCTGGGCTTCCAGAAAGGCGACGTGGCCGCCCTTTTCATGCCCATGACGCCCGAGCTGGTCATCGCCTTCCTGGCCGTGATCAAGCTGGGCGGGATCGTGCTGCCGCTATTCAGCGGCTACGGCGCCGAGGCCGTCCGCACCCGCATCCAGGACGCCGAAGCGCGCTTTCTGTTCACGGCCGACGGTTTCTACCGGCGCGGCCGGCCGGTCTACCTGAAGCCCGTGGCCGACGAAGCGCTGGCCGACTGCCCGAGCGTGCAGCACGTGATCGTCTACCGCCGCATGGAGGCCGACAACGTACCGGTGCCCATGCACCCGGGCCGCGACCACTGGTGGCACGAGCTGGTCTGGCCGCAACCGGCCGAGGCCGAGACGGTCCGCACCGACGCCGAAGACGTGCTCATGGTCATCTACACGAGCGGCACCACGGGCCGCCCGAAAGGGGCCGTCCACACGCACTGCGGCTTTCCGGTCAAGGCCGCCCAGGACATGTACCAGTGCATGGACCTCAAGCCGGGCGAAACCATGTACTGGGTGACCGACATGGGCTGGATGATGGGCCCCTGGCTGGTTTTCGGCACGCTGCTCATCGGGGCCACGATGGTGCTCTACGACGGCGCGCCCGACTACCCGGACGTCGATCGGCTCTGGGGACTGGTCGAACAGCACCGGGTAACGCATCTGGGCATCTCGCCCACGCTGATCCGGGCGCTGCGGCCGCATGGTCCGGAGCCCATTCGCCGCCACGATCTGTCGAGCCTCCGGGCGGTGGGTTCGACCGGCAGCCCCTGGGACCCGGAATCCTGGCTCTGGTGCTTCGAGCACGTGCTCGGCCGCGAAAAGCCCATTCTCAACTACTCGGGCGGCACGGAGATCTCCGGCGGGATTCTCTGCGGCAACTTTTTCCGTCCGCTCAAACCCTGCGCGTTCTCGGGTCCGGTACCCGGTATGGCCGCCGACGTGGTGGACGAGCAGGGACGCCCCGTGCGCGAGGCCGTCGGCGAGCTGGTCATCCGCAAGCCCTGGATCGGCATGACGCGCGGCTTCTGGCGCGACCGCGAACGCTACCTCGATACCTACTGGCGTCGCATCGAAGGACTCTGGGTGCACGGCGACTTTGCCGCCATCGACCGCGACGGCCTCTGGTACATCCTGGGCCGCTCGGACGACACGATCAAGGTGGCCGGCAAGCGCCTGGGTCCGGCCGAAGTCGAGGCCATCCTGAACGCCCACGAAGCCGTGGCCGAAAGTGCGGCAATCGGCGTCCCGCACGAAGTCAAGGGCGAAGAAGTGGTGGCCTTCGTCGTCCTGAAGCCCGGCGTTTCACCCTCTGAAGAACTCCGCCGGGAACTGATGGAGCGCGTGGTGGCGGCACTGGGCAAGCCCCTGAAGCCCCGCGAGATCCGGTTCACCACGGCCCTGCCCAAGACGCGCAACGCCAAGATTATGCGCCGCGTGATCCGGGCTGCGTATCTCGGCCAGGATCCGGGCGACCTGAGCAGCCTCGAAGATCCGGCCGCCGTCGAGGCCATCCGCCAGGCCGTCTGA
- a CDS encoding transposase, whose protein sequence is MLESACWWSGTGLPAHRGKHVRAFLSEEQGRIHVERLPGYAPELNPKEGIFKHLKRVELKNLCCAHLEALTLELRRAKERLRHKRSVIEGCFRQVGLL, encoded by the coding sequence ATGTTGGAGAGCGCCTGTTGGTGGTCTGGGACCGGACTCCCGGCGCATCGAGGAAAGCACGTTCGGGCGTTTTTGAGCGAGGAGCAGGGGCGGATTCATGTGGAGCGATTGCCGGGCTATGCCCCGGAGCTGAATCCGAAGGAGGGCATCTTCAAGCATCTGAAGCGGGTCGAACTGAAGAACCTTTGCTGCGCCCACCTGGAGGCGTTGACGTTGGAACTGCGCCGTGCGAAGGAACGGCTGCGGCACAAGCGCTCGGTGATCGAAGGCTGCTTCAGGCAAGTCGGCCTCCTTTAG
- a CDS encoding RNA-guided endonuclease InsQ/TnpB family protein, translating to MQTLTLRTRLDPTPEQADALQETLERFAQACNLTLEVARACKTFSKFKLQRLVYGQLRALGLSANLAIRAIARAGHRKGHRAKHYRPTSCDYDQRTLSLRGERVSLSTTRGRLRIPMRLSPYHRYWLARARSVQGGRLLRDRRGHWYVHLTVRIETPEAAQTGRVVGVDLGQRLLAALSTGARFSGGALKTKRLHYRAKRAEIRSKLDRPSERTRSLRRLWARLSGRERRFVRQVLHEASRRIVDGLAPGDVLAIEDLRGLRGRTRRKGKAARHLHQLWPYGLFRHLLEYKARLKGVRVVVVDPRYTSRTCPRCGHLDRRNRRSGRLFRCRACGFQHNADVVAALNLARRAGSEGTGRCQPALSAIPAGGREGKPTTSVVGS from the coding sequence ATGCAGACGTTGACGCTCCGCACACGGCTCGATCCCACGCCCGAGCAGGCAGACGCCCTCCAGGAAACCCTCGAGCGCTTCGCGCAGGCGTGCAATCTGACGCTGGAGGTGGCCAGGGCCTGCAAGACCTTCAGCAAGTTCAAGCTTCAGCGACTCGTCTACGGCCAGCTCCGCGCGCTGGGCCTGTCGGCCAACCTGGCCATTCGGGCCATCGCCCGCGCGGGCCATCGTAAAGGCCATCGCGCAAAGCACTACCGCCCCACCTCCTGCGACTACGACCAGCGCACGCTCTCGCTGCGCGGCGAACGCGTCAGCCTTTCGACCACGCGTGGGCGGCTGCGCATTCCCATGCGGCTGAGTCCATACCATCGCTACTGGCTTGCTCGGGCGCGCAGCGTGCAGGGTGGGAGGCTGCTTCGCGACCGACGCGGGCACTGGTATGTCCACCTGACCGTTCGCATTGAGACGCCGGAGGCCGCACAGACCGGCCGGGTGGTGGGCGTCGATCTGGGCCAGCGCCTGCTGGCGGCGCTTTCGACGGGCGCGCGTTTTTCTGGAGGTGCGCTCAAGACGAAGCGGCTCCACTACCGCGCCAAACGCGCCGAGATCCGCTCGAAGCTGGATCGCCCTTCCGAACGCACCCGGTCGCTGAGGCGACTGTGGGCACGGCTTTCGGGAAGGGAGCGGCGCTTTGTGCGGCAGGTGTTGCATGAGGCGAGCCGCCGCATTGTGGACGGCCTTGCGCCCGGTGACGTGCTGGCGATCGAAGACCTTCGGGGTCTTCGCGGACGCACAAGGCGAAAGGGCAAAGCGGCGCGCCACCTGCACCAGTTGTGGCCGTACGGTTTGTTTCGGCACCTGCTGGAATATAAGGCGCGGCTCAAGGGGGTGCGGGTGGTGGTGGTTGACCCGAGGTATACGAGCCGGACGTGTCCGCGTTGTGGACACCTCGATCGGCGCAATCGTCGGAGTGGGCGGCTGTTTCGGTGCCGGGCGTGTGGATTTCAGCACAATGCGGACGTGGTGGCGGCGCTGAACCTTGCCCGAAGAGCGGGCTCTGAGGGCACGGGCCGTTGTCAGCCGGCCCTTAGTGCTATCCCGGCCGGTGGTCGGGAGGGCAAGCCCACAACTTCAGTCGTGGGTAGCTGA
- a CDS encoding AbrB/MazE/SpoVT family DNA-binding domain-containing protein, whose product MTYRIGPKGQVVIAKKIRDKLGIGPGWEVVQLLVEDHVELYFVPPVHRRSLKGMLAPHIKRQPETDDWTALREQAWKAISQEKENR is encoded by the coding sequence ATGACTTACAGGATTGGACCAAAGGGGCAAGTCGTTATTGCCAAGAAGATTCGGGATAAACTGGGTATCGGGCCTGGCTGGGAAGTTGTTCAATTGCTGGTCGAAGATCATGTTGAACTGTATTTTGTACCCCCTGTGCATCGACGTTCCCTGAAGGGTATGCTGGCCCCGCACATCAAGCGTCAGCCGGAAACGGACGACTGGACCGCCCTTCGTGAGCAGGCATGGAAAGCCATCAGCCAGGAAAAAGAAAACCGATAG
- a CDS encoding CRTAC1 family protein, translating into MPRPAVTVTLYILLMLGAAACRRAPSVPEPGTDAYQETVTAFYTGLAALQAGEDRGARTLLERVTELAPGEPAAWANLGLLALRRNDLEAAHRYLNEAARLAPESVRIQVLLARLALAEEQPEAARRHLLAALQHDPADLEAAYLLFQLLETHPAPGDTLTADTVLARMLRHRPDNQALWLERLRRAVATQDARTLQETIAHLQTLIDTWPDEARTVWQELLALAREANWTALRTQVAFLRNTLLQHPAFRADLAELQPPPEVLSPPLTEPLRLEPPRATFALPDTLMTFQSEPLPGGPAPASRVIWKTADADPSVLLVRTRDVMFDDGTVLRRPGPLPPTATPAHSVALVDFDNDFRMDVALVGSEGVRLYHQEANGTFTEVALPAPPADGITGLWVADFDLEGDLDLLLGTASVFLISNNGDQTFQIRRVFDIAPRQLAWSDLDGDGDPDLAALDLNGALHLWRNERQGLFLKDATMPAGSGCTLTSADLDHDGLLGLTLWRPDGSLHRLAYTPRTRSWETRPLPVRTPALDETACRLAHLFTADLDNNGAQDLIASIPGQTWIWLVDARGRLRPEPLTLEVQAFDAADLDGDGRLDLTAAQPDGTPVRLRNQSDAPYAWTLLHPQAVVVGDQRVNSFGIGGVVEIRAGTIYQKQVIQAPVVHFGLGLESRVPLARIVWPNGNVQAEFNLAANETVQATQRLKGSCPWVFTFDGERMVFVTDFIWGSPLGLRINAQETGDIAQTEDWIKIRGDQLRPRDGIYDVRITAELWETHFFDHVALMVVDHPEGTEVWVDERFAFPPRQLRLYPTGPVQPIARARDHRNRDVTDKVRRRDGRYFDTFAPGAYQGIAEPHFIELDLGKSVPADRPLYLIAYGWLRPTDSSINVAISQGRHPRPRGLRVEVPDGQGGWRVAYPDLGFPAGRLKTIVIDLTGQLPEGGPYRVRLHTNLEIYWDWIGWAEARPDAPLRTTRLAPELALLRYRGYSATVQPERSAPEVPIYDSLAGTAQRWRDLEGYYTRFGDVRELLAEIDDRYVIMNAGDELVFHFPALPDPPEGWTRDFVLIGDGWVKDGDYNTTFSRTVRPLPYHDMPGYDTPPGRLWDDPVYRRFPEDWLRFHTRYVAPDRFDRKLALTSPD; encoded by the coding sequence ATGCCACGCCCTGCCGTAACCGTTACGCTGTATATTTTGTTGATGCTGGGCGCGGCCGCCTGCCGCCGCGCTCCTTCGGTCCCGGAGCCCGGTACCGACGCCTACCAGGAGACCGTCACGGCTTTTTACACGGGACTGGCCGCCCTGCAGGCCGGTGAGGATCGGGGCGCCCGTACGCTGCTGGAGCGGGTGACCGAGCTGGCGCCCGGCGAACCGGCCGCCTGGGCCAACCTGGGCCTGCTCGCGCTGCGCCGCAACGACCTGGAGGCCGCCCACCGCTACCTGAACGAGGCCGCCCGCCTTGCGCCCGAAAGCGTCCGCATTCAGGTGCTGCTGGCCCGTCTGGCCCTGGCTGAAGAACAACCGGAGGCGGCCCGTCGTCACCTGCTGGCCGCTCTGCAGCACGATCCCGCCGACCTTGAAGCAGCCTACCTCCTCTTCCAGCTCCTTGAGACCCACCCGGCGCCTGGCGACACGCTGACAGCCGACACGGTGCTGGCCCGGATGTTACGCCACCGCCCCGACAACCAGGCGCTCTGGCTGGAGCGCCTGCGCCGGGCCGTCGCCACCCAGGATGCCCGGACGCTTCAGGAGACGATCGCCCATCTCCAGACGCTCATCGATACCTGGCCCGACGAGGCGCGGACGGTCTGGCAGGAGCTGCTCGCACTGGCCCGCGAGGCCAACTGGACGGCGCTACGTACGCAGGTCGCCTTCCTGCGCAACACGTTGCTCCAGCATCCGGCCTTTCGGGCCGATCTGGCCGAACTGCAACCCCCGCCGGAAGTGCTGAGCCCCCCGCTTACCGAGCCGCTGCGTCTGGAGCCTCCCCGGGCCACCTTCGCCCTGCCCGACACGCTGATGACGTTCCAGTCCGAGCCGCTGCCAGGCGGTCCGGCACCGGCCTCGCGCGTGATCTGGAAGACCGCCGACGCCGACCCGTCGGTACTGCTGGTGCGCACGCGCGACGTCATGTTCGACGACGGCACCGTGCTGCGGCGTCCGGGTCCGTTACCACCAACGGCCACGCCCGCCCACAGCGTCGCCCTGGTCGACTTCGACAACGACTTTCGTATGGATGTGGCACTGGTGGGCAGCGAAGGCGTCCGGCTCTACCACCAGGAAGCCAATGGCACCTTCACCGAAGTCGCCCTGCCCGCACCTCCGGCCGACGGGATCACCGGCCTCTGGGTGGCCGATTTCGACCTGGAAGGCGACCTCGACCTGCTCCTTGGCACCGCATCCGTTTTTTTGATTAGCAATAACGGAGACCAGACCTTCCAGATCCGACGTGTCTTCGACATCGCCCCCCGCCAGCTTGCCTGGAGCGATCTCGACGGCGACGGCGATCCCGACCTGGCCGCGCTGGACCTCAACGGCGCGCTCCACCTCTGGCGCAACGAACGCCAGGGCCTTTTCCTGAAAGACGCGACCATGCCCGCCGGCTCCGGCTGCACGCTCACCTCCGCCGACCTCGACCACGACGGCCTGCTCGGACTGACGCTGTGGCGCCCGGACGGCTCGCTCCACCGACTCGCCTACACGCCACGCACCCGCTCCTGGGAAACCCGTCCGCTGCCCGTCCGAACCCCCGCACTCGACGAAACCGCCTGCCGCCTGGCCCATCTCTTCACCGCCGACCTCGACAACAACGGCGCCCAGGACCTGATCGCCTCAATCCCCGGCCAGACCTGGATCTGGCTCGTTGACGCCCGCGGCCGCCTGCGCCCCGAACCGCTCACGCTCGAAGTGCAGGCCTTCGACGCCGCCGACCTCGACGGCGACGGCCGCCTGGACCTCACCGCCGCGCAACCCGACGGGACACCCGTCCGCCTCCGCAATCAGAGCGACGCGCCGTACGCCTGGACGCTGCTCCATCCCCAGGCCGTCGTCGTGGGCGACCAGCGCGTCAACAGCTTCGGCATCGGCGGCGTCGTCGAGATCCGCGCCGGCACGATCTATCAGAAGCAGGTCATTCAGGCGCCCGTGGTGCATTTCGGGCTCGGACTGGAATCGCGCGTGCCACTGGCCCGCATCGTCTGGCCCAACGGCAACGTGCAGGCCGAATTCAATCTGGCCGCCAACGAAACCGTCCAGGCCACACAACGCCTGAAGGGCTCCTGTCCCTGGGTCTTCACGTTCGACGGCGAACGCATGGTCTTCGTGACCGACTTCATCTGGGGTTCGCCGCTGGGCCTGCGCATCAACGCCCAGGAGACCGGCGACATCGCCCAGACCGAGGACTGGATCAAGATCCGCGGCGACCAGCTCCGCCCACGCGACGGCATCTACGACGTGCGCATCACGGCCGAGCTGTGGGAGACGCACTTCTTCGACCACGTGGCTCTCATGGTGGTCGATCATCCGGAAGGAACCGAGGTCTGGGTGGACGAACGCTTCGCGTTTCCGCCGCGTCAGCTTCGACTCTACCCCACGGGTCCGGTGCAGCCCATTGCCCGCGCCCGCGATCACCGGAATCGGGACGTGACGGATAAAGTTCGGCGTCGCGACGGCCGCTATTTCGACACGTTCGCCCCCGGTGCGTACCAGGGCATCGCCGAACCCCACTTCATCGAGCTGGATCTGGGCAAAAGCGTACCGGCCGACCGACCGCTCTACCTGATCGCCTACGGCTGGTTGCGTCCGACCGACAGCTCGATCAACGTGGCGATCAGTCAGGGTCGCCATCCCCGGCCGCGGGGTCTGCGCGTCGAAGTGCCCGACGGCCAGGGCGGCTGGCGCGTGGCCTACCCGGACCTGGGCTTTCCGGCCGGCCGGTTGAAGACGATCGTGATCGACCTGACCGGCCAGCTCCCGGAGGGTGGTCCGTATCGCGTGCGGCTGCACACGAACCTGGAGATCTACTGGGACTGGATCGGCTGGGCCGAAGCGCGTCCGGACGCTCCGCTTCGCACCACGCGCCTGGCGCCCGAGCTGGCGCTGCTACGTTACCGGGGCTACTCGGCCACCGTGCAACCCGAACGCTCCGCGCCGGAAGTCCCGATCTACGATTCGCTGGCCGGCACGGCCCAGCGCTGGCGCGATCTGGAAGGCTACTACACCCGTTTCGGCGACGTGCGCGAGCTGCTGGCTGAGATCGACGACCGCTACGTGATCATGAATGCCGGGGACGAACTCGTCTTCCACTTCCCCGCCCTGCCCGATCCGCCTGAAGGCTGGACGCGCGACTTCGTGCTCATCGGCGACGGCTGGGTCAAGGACGGCGACTACAACACGACGTTCTCCCGCACCGTGCGGCCCCTGCCCTATCACGACATGCCCGGCTATGACACACCGCCCGGTCGCCTGTGGGACGACCCGGTCTACCGCCGTTTTCCCGAAGACTGGCTGCGCTTCCACACGCGCTACGTGGCACCGGACCGCTTCGACCGGAAGCTGGCGCTGACATCGCCCGATTAA
- a CDS encoding PIN domain-containing protein, whose protein sequence is MLAETAYVLLSVYGVPRRQVVESLIWLLQKENLQPIGCTKSLVLQALMRCLPSGRVSIADALLWAEAHHRGVRQVFTFDRRFPDQGLTLRA, encoded by the coding sequence GTGCTTGCAGAGACGGCGTATGTGCTGCTGTCCGTTTATGGCGTTCCGCGTCGGCAGGTCGTTGAAAGTCTGATCTGGCTTCTGCAAAAAGAAAATCTGCAACCAATTGGTTGTACGAAGTCGCTCGTTTTGCAGGCGCTGATGCGCTGTTTGCCATCCGGGCGCGTTTCCATCGCCGATGCTCTGTTATGGGCGGAAGCCCATCACAGGGGCGTACGCCAGGTTTTCACGTTTGACCGGCGTTTCCCTGACCAGGGGCTGACGTTGCGGGCTTAA